A window from Planococcus maritimus encodes these proteins:
- a CDS encoding MFS transporter yields the protein MAVKSTKFALYILMFNMFIAMSGIGLIIPIMPAYLETFGVAGQALGTLIATFAFAQFLFSPISGELSDKYGRKNLIIFGLVVFGLSQLLFGMATELWVLYLARFFSGVGGAFLIPPMMAFVADITTYEERGKGMGLLGASMSLGFMIGPGIGGFLSEVSLQFPFYVATSVALLSALLSFFALPNVKPAVQAVGYKRENLYQQMKRSVYTPYFVMLLVMFIFAFGLSNFQSTIALYVDKQFQFTPKEISVVITVGGFVGVIVQTFVIDSLFKRFGEMRVILVNLLISAAAMIGILFVNTFWTILLVAAIFFTAASLLRPAINTLISKLAGDSQGFAAGMNNAYMSLGNMIGPALAGILFDIDMSFPYITGTFILLVCFFIAWSWSSQKKELLQESRSN from the coding sequence ATGGCCGTCAAATCAACTAAATTCGCCTTATACATTCTCATGTTCAATATGTTCATCGCCATGAGTGGAATTGGCCTTATTATCCCGATCATGCCAGCTTACCTAGAAACATTCGGTGTTGCGGGCCAGGCACTTGGCACCTTGATCGCGACTTTCGCTTTTGCGCAATTTCTTTTTTCTCCAATTTCAGGGGAGTTATCCGATAAATACGGACGCAAGAACTTGATCATTTTCGGTTTGGTCGTCTTCGGCTTGTCGCAGCTGCTATTTGGTATGGCAACTGAATTGTGGGTCCTCTACCTCGCCCGTTTCTTCAGCGGGGTCGGCGGTGCGTTTTTGATTCCGCCAATGATGGCATTTGTCGCCGACATCACCACCTATGAGGAACGCGGAAAAGGAATGGGATTACTCGGAGCTTCGATGTCACTCGGCTTCATGATTGGGCCCGGCATCGGCGGTTTCTTGTCTGAAGTCAGCCTGCAATTTCCTTTCTATGTCGCGACCTCTGTCGCTTTACTATCGGCTTTGCTGTCCTTTTTCGCCTTGCCGAATGTCAAACCGGCTGTACAAGCGGTTGGCTATAAACGCGAAAATCTATATCAGCAGATGAAACGCTCTGTCTATACTCCGTATTTCGTCATGCTGCTCGTCATGTTCATCTTCGCGTTTGGCTTGTCGAATTTCCAATCGACCATTGCCCTATACGTCGATAAGCAATTCCAATTCACGCCGAAGGAAATTTCAGTCGTCATCACAGTCGGCGGTTTTGTTGGCGTCATTGTCCAAACATTTGTTATTGACAGCTTGTTCAAGCGATTTGGTGAGATGCGCGTCATCCTTGTCAATCTGCTCATTTCTGCTGCTGCAATGATCGGTATTCTATTCGTCAATACCTTCTGGACCATCCTGCTCGTAGCCGCTATCTTTTTCACAGCAGCCTCCCTCTTACGCCCTGCAATCAACACACTCATTTCAAAACTGGCAGGAGATTCACAAGGATTTGCAGCTGGCATGAACAATGCGTATATGAGCCTCGGCAATATGATTGGGCCGGCACTCGCCGGGATTCTTTTTGATATCGATATGAGTTTCCCCTATATCACCGGAACGTTCATCCTGCTCGTTTGCTTCTTTATCGCTTGGAGCTGGTCATCTCAAAAGAAAGAATTGCTGCAGGAAAGCCGCAGCAACTAA
- a CDS encoding ABC transporter permease: protein MAKLSKLAKIYLALVFFILYAPIFYLIFYSFNSGGTMTGFEDFTWEHYAAVFNDTRLLIIVLNTVIVALLSALISTAIGVLGAIGIVFLRNRKMRNAVLSLNTVLIVSPDVIIGASFLILFTMVGVKLGFASVLVSHIAFSIPIVVIMVLPKLQEMSSSLIDAATDLGASQRDILTRVIIPYIKPGIFAGFFLALTYSLDDFAVTFFVTGNGFATLSVEIYSMARAGITLTINALSALIFVVTLGLVLGYYFFNQRSAANAGTGGTRP, encoded by the coding sequence ATGGCAAAGCTAAGTAAACTCGCTAAAATTTATTTGGCATTGGTCTTTTTCATTCTCTATGCCCCGATCTTTTATTTAATTTTCTATTCATTTAATAGTGGTGGGACGATGACAGGCTTCGAAGATTTCACCTGGGAGCATTATGCAGCAGTCTTTAACGACACACGCTTGCTCATCATAGTCTTAAACACGGTCATCGTTGCGTTATTGTCCGCGCTCATTTCGACAGCAATCGGTGTACTCGGCGCCATCGGCATTGTGTTCCTGCGCAACCGGAAAATGCGCAACGCCGTATTGTCCTTAAACACCGTGCTGATTGTCAGCCCGGATGTCATTATCGGAGCATCGTTTTTAATCCTCTTTACAATGGTCGGCGTCAAGTTAGGCTTCGCGTCCGTTCTGGTATCCCATATCGCTTTTAGCATTCCGATTGTCGTCATTATGGTGCTGCCGAAACTGCAAGAAATGAGTTCGAGCTTGATCGATGCTGCGACGGACCTCGGCGCATCACAACGCGATATTTTGACGCGTGTCATCATTCCTTATATCAAACCTGGCATATTTGCTGGTTTTTTCCTGGCCTTAACCTATTCACTCGATGATTTTGCCGTCACGTTCTTCGTTACCGGCAATGGCTTCGCCACCTTATCCGTCGAAATCTATTCAATGGCCCGTGCCGGCATTACACTGACCATTAATGCGCTGTCTGCTTTAATTTTTGTTGTCACGCTCGGTCTTGTCCTCGGGTACTATTTCTTTAATCAACGCTCCGCTGCGAACGCTGGAACAGGAGGGACACGCCCATGA
- the cbpB gene encoding cyclic-di-AMP-binding protein CbpB yields the protein MISLPSKDFLETPIEEFVISSEKVAHVQIGNSAEHALLVLTKTGYSAIPVLDAKYRFHGLINAQRITDAILGMDHIEYEKLGNIRVEEIMQTDLPLIHLNDRFQRALDLVIDQNFLCVVDDHGMFMGILTRRIVLKQLKKQLYQFKR from the coding sequence ATGATTTCATTACCGAGCAAAGATTTTCTAGAAACCCCGATTGAAGAATTTGTCATCTCGTCCGAAAAAGTAGCACATGTCCAAATCGGCAATAGTGCCGAGCATGCTTTATTGGTTTTGACGAAGACCGGCTATTCAGCCATCCCGGTTTTGGATGCGAAGTACCGGTTTCACGGCTTAATTAATGCCCAGCGCATCACAGATGCCATTCTTGGAATGGACCATATAGAATATGAGAAACTAGGCAATATACGAGTCGAGGAGATCATGCAGACTGACTTGCCGCTGATCCATTTAAATGACCGCTTTCAAAGAGCATTGGATTTAGTGATTGACCAGAATTTCCTGTGTGTTGTGGATGACCATGGAATGTTTATGGGTATCTTAACGAGACGGATCGTCTTAAAGCAATTAAAAAAACAACTATACCAGTTCAAACGATAA
- a CDS encoding LysR family transcriptional regulator has translation MSNEELIIKVLAEEGNMRKAAERLFLSQPALSQRLQSIEKEWGQQLFVRSQKGLTPTPAGELVIQYAKEAVVRREEMVEQLHALSEKVHGTLKIACASIIGQNWLPKVLKDFITLYPEAKVQLITGWSSEIVRALYDGEAHIGIVRGQTDWKGPKIHLFKDTLYLVDKEISSLEEVMMTERPFIQFKSDSTYYEEIQQWWQKHFASNPKRQITVDQIETCKQMAVNGIGYAILPSITLTGAEDVHTVPLTNSEQELELTRDTWLIGYESSFQLRQVGAFVDIVKKHATLLS, from the coding sequence ATGTCCAATGAAGAACTGATTATCAAAGTGCTGGCTGAAGAAGGCAATATGCGAAAAGCAGCAGAACGGCTGTTTCTGTCGCAGCCAGCCTTATCACAGCGATTGCAATCGATCGAAAAGGAGTGGGGGCAACAATTGTTTGTGCGTTCCCAGAAAGGCTTAACTCCCACTCCTGCGGGTGAATTAGTCATCCAATACGCAAAGGAAGCGGTCGTGCGGCGGGAAGAAATGGTAGAACAACTGCATGCTTTAAGTGAAAAAGTGCATGGCACCTTGAAAATTGCCTGCGCATCGATTATCGGGCAGAACTGGCTTCCGAAAGTATTGAAAGATTTTATTACACTGTATCCTGAAGCGAAAGTGCAATTGATCACCGGCTGGAGTTCTGAAATTGTCCGTGCTTTGTACGACGGCGAAGCGCATATCGGCATCGTTCGGGGCCAGACCGACTGGAAAGGCCCGAAGATTCATTTATTTAAAGACACTTTGTATTTGGTCGACAAAGAAATCAGTTCGCTCGAAGAAGTGATGATGACCGAGCGGCCGTTTATCCAATTTAAAAGCGATTCCACTTATTATGAGGAAATCCAACAGTGGTGGCAAAAGCATTTCGCCTCCAACCCGAAGCGCCAAATTACGGTCGACCAGATCGAGACGTGTAAGCAAATGGCCGTCAATGGAATCGGCTATGCAATTTTGCCATCGATTACCCTCACAGGGGCAGAAGATGTCCATACGGTGCCGCTGACGAATAGCGAACAGGAACTTGAATTGACCCGGGACACATGGCTGATTGGCTATGAATCGTCTTTCCAGCTTCGGCAAGTCGGGGCATTTGTCGATATTGTCAAAAAACATGCCACTCTGTTAAGCTAA
- a CDS encoding ABC transporter substrate-binding protein produces the protein MKGIVRASAAIVIISAILFYAVHLLESSTATSGSGSISVYNWGEYIDTDLIDQFEEETGIQVIYETFDSNESMMTKIEQGGTSYDVAMPSEYAIEKMKENDLLLPIDHSKIPNLENIDPYFLDLPFDPGNEYSIPYFWGTVGIAYNPTLLEGQTFESWDDLWNPTLEQEVILVDSAREVIGMGLNSLGYSLNSTDLGELREATDKLKTLGPNVKAIIGDEIVEMMRREEAAVAVTWSGQAADMMWINEDIDYAVPQEGSNLWFDNMIIPSTAGNVDGAHQFINFMLDAEVAAQNADYVGYSSPNAAALKLMDPEVTEDERFYPTEEMRDRLEVYENLGLEMLGVYNELFLEFKMDMEK, from the coding sequence ATGAAAGGCATCGTCAGAGCAAGCGCAGCTATTGTCATCATATCCGCCATTCTGTTCTACGCTGTTCACCTGTTAGAGAGCAGCACAGCAACAAGTGGAAGTGGGTCGATCTCAGTCTATAACTGGGGAGAATATATTGACACTGACCTGATCGATCAATTCGAAGAAGAAACGGGCATTCAAGTCATCTACGAAACATTTGATTCGAATGAATCGATGATGACGAAAATCGAACAAGGCGGCACCTCATATGATGTCGCTATGCCCTCGGAATACGCGATCGAAAAAATGAAAGAAAACGACTTGCTGTTGCCGATCGATCACAGCAAGATCCCGAATCTCGAAAACATCGATCCGTATTTCTTAGATCTGCCATTCGACCCCGGCAACGAATATTCCATTCCTTATTTCTGGGGCACCGTCGGCATTGCTTATAATCCGACCCTCCTTGAAGGACAGACTTTTGAGAGCTGGGATGACCTGTGGAATCCGACACTCGAACAGGAAGTAATTTTAGTCGATAGCGCACGTGAAGTGATCGGCATGGGCTTAAACAGTTTAGGCTATTCATTGAACTCGACCGACCTTGGCGAATTGCGAGAAGCTACCGATAAATTGAAAACGCTCGGGCCGAACGTCAAGGCAATCATCGGTGACGAAATCGTCGAAATGATGCGCCGCGAAGAAGCAGCTGTTGCTGTCACGTGGTCCGGTCAAGCGGCCGATATGATGTGGATCAACGAAGACATCGATTATGCTGTTCCCCAAGAAGGCTCTAATCTTTGGTTCGATAATATGATCATTCCGTCGACGGCCGGCAATGTTGACGGCGCACATCAATTTATTAATTTTATGCTGGATGCTGAAGTGGCTGCGCAAAACGCAGATTATGTTGGCTATTCCTCTCCGAATGCAGCAGCACTCAAATTGATGGATCCTGAAGTGACAGAAGACGAACGTTTTTATCCGACTGAGGAGATGAGAGATCGCCTCGAGGTCTATGAAAACCTGGGTCTTGAAATGCTTGGCGTTTACAATGAACTGTTTTTGGAATTTAAGATGGATATGGAAAAATGA
- the dapD gene encoding 2,3,4,5-tetrahydropyridine-2,6-dicarboxylate N-acetyltransferase: protein MEQMDANQIISYIQNAKKSTPVKVYVKGDGVAALNFGEGSKVFGEGNHATVFGEWAEVEKALEQHASVIEDSVVENDRRNSAIPMLDLKNINSRIEPGAFIRENVEIGSNCIIMMGAVINIGSVIGDGTMIDMGVIMGGRATVGKNCHIGAGAVLAGVIEPASATPVIVEDDVMIGANAVVLEGVRIGKGSVVAAGAVVIEDVPENAVVGGTPARVLKLMDEKTRSKTEIKQELRQL from the coding sequence ATGGAACAAATGGATGCAAATCAAATTATTTCGTACATACAAAATGCGAAGAAATCGACGCCTGTAAAAGTATATGTCAAAGGTGACGGCGTAGCTGCGCTTAACTTTGGCGAAGGCTCGAAAGTATTCGGAGAAGGCAATCACGCGACAGTATTCGGAGAATGGGCTGAAGTGGAAAAAGCACTTGAGCAGCATGCTTCAGTCATCGAAGATTCCGTAGTGGAAAACGATCGCAGAAACTCAGCGATTCCGATGCTTGACTTGAAAAATATTAATTCCCGCATCGAACCCGGTGCGTTTATCCGTGAAAACGTTGAGATTGGCAGCAATTGCATCATCATGATGGGCGCTGTCATCAATATTGGATCCGTGATCGGTGATGGTACGATGATCGACATGGGTGTCATCATGGGTGGCCGCGCAACAGTCGGGAAAAACTGCCACATTGGAGCTGGCGCAGTACTTGCAGGTGTCATCGAGCCTGCATCCGCTACACCGGTCATTGTCGAGGACGATGTCATGATTGGCGCAAACGCAGTCGTTTTGGAAGGCGTCCGCATCGGTAAAGGATCCGTCGTCGCTGCAGGGGCTGTCGTGATCGAAGATGTTCCTGAGAATGCTGTGGTTGGAGGAACACCAGCACGCGTATTGAAGCTGATGGATGAAAAAACCCGTTCGAAAACGGAAATCAAGCAAGAACTCCGCCAGCTGTAA
- a CDS encoding YkyB family protein, whose protein sequence is MSLTTKDSEIAQAIFTVNRHAKTAPDNQFLYALKKQSLNLMIQQKRAQKLGLHFSKNPRKSQQQSSVLVKCGNYYFHMLPKKEDFHSLEHFGDLDESYRNPPSRMNLKHAKELLQNYTGLKPQEKKTALSAFSKRYEPKETNRFYTPKKSYFD, encoded by the coding sequence ATGTCCCTGACGACGAAAGATTCGGAAATCGCTCAAGCTATCTTCACTGTTAACCGCCACGCTAAGACTGCTCCTGACAACCAATTTCTGTATGCATTAAAAAAACAATCTTTGAATCTGATGATTCAACAAAAACGAGCTCAAAAGCTTGGCCTGCACTTCAGCAAAAACCCCCGAAAAAGCCAACAACAATCATCTGTCCTCGTAAAATGCGGTAATTATTATTTTCACATGCTTCCCAAAAAGGAAGATTTCCATTCGCTCGAGCATTTTGGTGACTTGGACGAATCCTATCGCAATCCGCCAAGCCGTATGAACCTGAAGCATGCGAAAGAATTGCTTCAAAATTATACGGGGCTGAAGCCACAGGAAAAAAAGACTGCGCTCTCGGCTTTTTCCAAGCGCTATGAACCGAAAGAAACGAATCGTTTCTATACACCTAAAAAATCCTATTTCGATTGA
- a CDS encoding N-acetyldiaminopimelate deacetylase, whose protein sequence is MDLIQIRRALHEIPEIGFQEVKTQSYLKKIISQMAPDRLELVEWRTGLVAKVKGHSPEKTIGWRTDIDGLPIREETGLSFASHHEGYMHACGHDIHMAIALGLLEQLIEHPLANDAVILFQPAEEGPGGAEPLLAWLEQERPDLVPDELFALHIAPELPLGTVATKPGLLFANTSELFIDLHGKGGHAAFPHQTRDMAVAAAALLMQLQTVVSRNVDPMDSAVVTVGKMSAGTVQNIIAERSRLEGTIRTLTPESMESVKQRIEALCRSIETGYECQVSIDYGANYRQVDNNEQLAESFLRYAQDAPGIQAIRSKAAMTGEDFGYFTERLPSLMFWAGVGSDYGLHHAKLIPDEGILAYMPTFLYDYFKKR, encoded by the coding sequence ATGGATCTTATTCAAATCAGGAGAGCGCTGCATGAAATTCCGGAAATCGGGTTTCAGGAAGTCAAAACGCAGAGTTATTTAAAAAAGATCATCTCCCAAATGGCTCCCGATCGTCTCGAGCTGGTTGAATGGCGAACGGGCCTTGTGGCCAAAGTAAAAGGTCACTCGCCTGAAAAAACAATCGGCTGGCGTACGGACATCGATGGCTTGCCGATACGCGAAGAAACGGGTTTGTCATTTGCTTCACATCATGAGGGTTATATGCACGCCTGTGGCCATGACATTCACATGGCGATTGCGCTTGGGTTGTTAGAGCAATTGATCGAGCATCCACTCGCTAACGATGCCGTGATTTTGTTCCAACCGGCTGAAGAGGGACCAGGCGGCGCTGAGCCGCTGCTAGCATGGCTTGAACAGGAACGTCCCGACTTGGTGCCGGATGAACTTTTCGCCTTACACATCGCGCCTGAACTGCCCCTTGGCACTGTGGCGACAAAACCCGGGCTATTGTTTGCCAATACTTCGGAATTGTTTATTGACCTGCATGGCAAAGGCGGACATGCCGCTTTCCCACATCAGACGCGCGACATGGCGGTGGCAGCAGCTGCTTTGCTCATGCAATTGCAAACGGTGGTCAGCCGCAATGTCGACCCGATGGATTCGGCTGTGGTGACAGTTGGGAAAATGTCAGCCGGCACTGTGCAGAATATCATTGCTGAACGATCGCGTTTAGAAGGGACTATTCGTACTTTGACGCCGGAGTCGATGGAAAGTGTGAAACAGCGTATTGAAGCGTTGTGCAGATCAATTGAGACGGGCTATGAATGCCAAGTGTCAATCGATTACGGAGCAAACTACCGTCAAGTGGACAATAATGAGCAGCTCGCGGAGTCGTTTTTACGCTACGCACAAGATGCTCCAGGCATTCAAGCTATTCGTAGTAAAGCGGCCATGACAGGAGAAGATTTCGGTTATTTTACTGAACGTTTGCCATCTTTGATGTTTTGGGCAGGGGTTGGCTCGGATTACGGCCTTCACCATGCCAAATTGATCCCAGATGAAGGCATCCTGGCATATATGCCAACATTCCTCTACGACTATTTCAAGAAACGATAA
- the fadH gene encoding 2,4-dienoyl-CoA reductase translates to MLSEQTIIVTGGSSGMGFHMAEKFAAEGANVIITGRDMEKLNEALTKLSALRGQAEAFQMDVREPEHAKAMVSFAHEKFGRIDGLVNNAAGNFIVHAEKLSPNGWRSVIDIVLNGTFFCSHAVGNYWIENGTKGNILNMLATYAWNAGAGVAHSAAAKAGVMSLTRTLAVEWGTQYGIRVNGIAPGPIERTGGAEKLFESQEAVQRTLKSVPLGRLGKPEEVAELAAFIMSEKAAYMNGEIVTLDGGQWLNKFPF, encoded by the coding sequence ATGTTAAGTGAGCAAACAATAATTGTAACCGGTGGTTCTAGTGGGATGGGCTTTCACATGGCAGAAAAATTTGCTGCTGAAGGGGCAAACGTCATCATTACGGGACGTGATATGGAAAAATTGAATGAGGCCTTGACTAAATTATCAGCGCTACGCGGACAGGCGGAAGCTTTCCAGATGGATGTCCGTGAGCCCGAACATGCTAAGGCGATGGTCAGTTTCGCTCACGAAAAATTCGGGAGAATCGATGGCCTCGTCAATAACGCGGCCGGAAATTTCATCGTCCATGCAGAGAAATTATCGCCAAATGGCTGGCGCTCTGTCATTGATATCGTCTTGAACGGGACGTTTTTTTGTTCTCATGCTGTAGGGAATTATTGGATTGAAAATGGAACAAAGGGGAATATACTAAATATGTTGGCAACATATGCCTGGAATGCCGGCGCTGGCGTTGCACACTCTGCCGCCGCAAAAGCCGGGGTCATGTCGCTGACTCGAACGCTTGCGGTCGAATGGGGTACGCAATACGGCATTCGTGTCAATGGAATTGCTCCTGGCCCAATCGAACGGACGGGAGGAGCGGAAAAATTGTTTGAGTCGCAAGAAGCGGTGCAACGGACTTTGAAATCTGTTCCTTTAGGACGGCTTGGAAAACCCGAAGAAGTGGCAGAACTGGCGGCTTTTATCATGTCGGAAAAAGCAGCTTATATGAATGGTGAAATCGTGACCTTAGACGGTGGACAGTGGTTGAATAAGTTTCCTTTTTAA
- a CDS encoding NAD(P)-dependent oxidoreductase, whose protein sequence is MKIGFIGTGVMGNSIGRHLLEGGHELSVFTRTAKKADDLLERGASWKDTPRELATDAEVIFTMVGYPEDVREIYFGENGLLANASRGTVLVDLTTSQPKLAQEISDAARAKGLHALDAPVSGGDIGAKNAVLSVMVGGEEDVFKQLLPLFRLFAGNIILQGPAGSGQHTKMCNQINIANNMLGVCESLIYAKKAGLDPENVLRSISAGAAGSWSLSNLAPKMIEGDFRPGFYIKHFIKDMKIAVEESERWGLELPGLKLSLGIYEELERGGDGDFGTQALIRHFDFVEK, encoded by the coding sequence ATGAAAATTGGATTTATTGGTACAGGGGTCATGGGTAATAGCATTGGACGCCATCTGCTGGAGGGAGGCCATGAGCTTTCTGTATTTACAAGAACTGCAAAAAAAGCTGACGATCTCTTGGAACGAGGCGCATCATGGAAAGATACGCCTCGGGAACTGGCAACAGATGCAGAAGTGATTTTCACGATGGTCGGTTACCCGGAAGATGTCAGAGAAATCTACTTCGGCGAGAACGGCTTATTAGCCAATGCTAGCAGAGGAACGGTGCTCGTCGATTTGACCACTTCCCAGCCGAAACTGGCTCAGGAAATTTCAGATGCAGCACGTGCTAAAGGTTTGCATGCACTGGATGCCCCAGTTTCTGGTGGGGATATCGGCGCAAAAAACGCGGTGCTGTCCGTTATGGTCGGCGGCGAGGAAGACGTGTTCAAGCAATTGCTTCCACTGTTTCGGTTATTTGCAGGCAACATCATTCTCCAAGGCCCGGCCGGTTCTGGACAACACACAAAAATGTGCAACCAGATCAATATCGCAAATAATATGTTAGGAGTCTGCGAATCGTTGATTTATGCAAAAAAAGCAGGATTGGACCCGGAGAATGTGCTGCGATCAATTTCAGCTGGTGCTGCTGGATCTTGGTCATTATCGAACTTGGCTCCGAAAATGATAGAAGGCGATTTTCGACCTGGATTTTATATCAAACATTTCATCAAGGACATGAAAATAGCGGTAGAGGAATCTGAACGATGGGGCTTGGAGTTGCCAGGATTGAAGTTATCGCTCGGCATCTATGAGGAGCTCGAACGTGGAGGAGATGGTGACTTCGGCACACAAGCCTTAATTCGTCATTTTGACTTTGTGGAAAAATAA
- a CDS encoding MarR family winged helix-turn-helix transcriptional regulator, translated as MNEDIKQSLKLFIVLSRAHKAISEQTNQFFQENGVNPTEFAVLELLYHKGRQPLQKIGGKILLASGSITYVIDKLEKRGFITRVNCPTDRRITYAEITEEGKAFMADIFPSHEQKLHDLTAALSTQEKEQAIELMKKIGLSIKDLSY; from the coding sequence ATGAATGAAGACATTAAGCAGTCATTGAAACTGTTTATCGTGTTGTCCCGTGCGCATAAAGCAATCTCGGAACAAACCAACCAATTTTTTCAGGAAAACGGCGTCAATCCAACAGAATTTGCAGTGCTGGAGTTGCTTTATCATAAAGGGCGCCAGCCGCTACAAAAAATTGGCGGAAAAATCCTTCTAGCGAGCGGATCGATTACTTATGTTATCGATAAGTTGGAAAAGCGCGGCTTTATTACGCGCGTCAACTGCCCGACCGATCGCCGCATTACGTATGCGGAAATTACAGAAGAAGGAAAGGCATTTATGGCGGATATCTTCCCGTCTCACGAACAAAAATTGCATGACTTGACGGCTGCTTTATCTACTCAAGAAAAAGAACAAGCCATCGAATTGATGAAAAAAATCGGTTTGTCGATCAAAGACTTATCCTATTAA
- a CDS encoding CPBP family intramembrane glutamic endopeptidase — MFTLLKRHTLIWLLPLSLYLYHLAFENTAIFWYMHTFAILVLMSIALVHYSVFDELKTWKSLIYGLVFGTIIYAILAIGYLVFDVLPLNVEGPVSALQTLFAPTSIWHYLLLMFVIVPGEELFWRGYIQQQLKKYMKPPFAILGASLLFGIALAFSGFWPSIVAGVVAGVLLGLLYEWKRSMPLLIITHLVVLVLLFIVLPLPL, encoded by the coding sequence ATGTTTACTTTATTAAAGCGCCATACGCTGATTTGGCTGTTGCCGCTTTCGCTTTACTTGTACCACTTGGCTTTCGAAAACACCGCCATCTTCTGGTATATGCACACATTTGCGATTTTAGTCTTGATGTCGATCGCGCTTGTTCATTACTCTGTATTCGATGAATTAAAAACCTGGAAATCATTAATATATGGCCTTGTGTTCGGTACGATCATCTATGCCATTTTAGCGATTGGCTACCTGGTATTCGATGTCCTTCCACTGAATGTTGAAGGGCCTGTATCTGCTCTGCAAACCTTGTTTGCCCCGACTAGCATTTGGCATTACCTATTGCTGATGTTTGTTATCGTGCCTGGTGAAGAACTTTTCTGGCGCGGCTATATACAGCAGCAACTGAAAAAATATATGAAGCCGCCATTCGCTATCTTGGGCGCTTCGCTCTTATTCGGCATCGCCTTAGCTTTCAGCGGATTTTGGCCAAGCATCGTAGCGGGCGTTGTTGCCGGTGTATTGCTCGGCTTACTTTATGAATGGAAGCGCAGCATGCCGCTGCTCATCATCACTCATTTGGTGGTGCTCGTTCTCTTGTTCATCGTTCTTCCATTGCCACTGTAA